The following proteins come from a genomic window of Lentisphaera araneosa HTCC2155:
- the floA gene encoding flotillin-like protein FloA (flotillin-like protein involved in membrane lipid rafts), whose translation MLHLIAANNTLTIALSVIALLVLLVLAFFLFSFFNLYIQAWSSGAYISPLNLVMMRLRSINPKLITMAYIQSRRAHLEDITVDKLETHYLSGGDVINVVNALIAANNAGIKIDYKKACAIDLAGRDVFEAVKMSVMPKVIDCPDPAFGRTTIDAVAKDGIQLRVKARVTVKASIEKLIGGAVEDTIIARVGEGIVTTIGSAGTHKLVLENPDSISKTVLSKGLDSGTAFEILSIDIADIDVGENIGARLQADQAEADKQIAQAQAEMRRAAAVALEQEMIAKVQEMQAKVVEAEAQVPVAMSAAMRDGNLGILDYYRLENLKADTTMREMIAKDDEGAE comes from the coding sequence ATGCTACACTTAATTGCAGCAAATAACACCTTAACTATAGCTCTCTCAGTTATAGCACTTTTGGTTTTACTTGTTTTAGCTTTTTTCCTTTTCTCATTTTTCAACTTGTACATTCAAGCGTGGTCATCTGGCGCTTACATTAGCCCGCTCAATCTAGTCATGATGAGGCTAAGAAGCATTAACCCTAAATTGATTACCATGGCTTACATCCAATCTCGTCGAGCTCATCTAGAAGATATCACCGTCGACAAGCTGGAAACACACTACTTATCGGGTGGCGACGTCATCAATGTAGTTAACGCACTTATCGCAGCGAACAACGCTGGCATTAAAATCGACTACAAAAAAGCCTGCGCCATTGACTTAGCAGGTCGCGATGTTTTTGAAGCTGTAAAAATGTCGGTTATGCCCAAAGTGATTGACTGCCCAGATCCTGCATTTGGTCGTACAACGATTGACGCGGTAGCCAAAGACGGTATTCAATTAAGAGTAAAAGCTCGTGTCACTGTAAAAGCAAGTATCGAAAAGCTTATCGGTGGTGCTGTAGAAGATACCATTATAGCTCGTGTTGGCGAAGGTATTGTTACAACAATCGGTTCCGCTGGAACACACAAACTCGTTCTCGAAAACCCAGATTCGATCTCCAAAACAGTACTGAGCAAAGGCCTCGACAGTGGCACTGCCTTTGAAATCCTTTCAATCGATATTGCCGATATTGACGTCGGTGAAAACATTGGTGCTCGCCTACAGGCAGACCAAGCCGAAGCCGACAAACAAATTGCTCAGGCACAAGCTGAGATGCGCCGTGCAGCCGCAGTTGCATTGGAACAAGAAATGATCGCCAAGGTACAAGAAATGCAAGCTAAAGTTGTTGAAGCTGAAGCGCAAGTTCCTGTTGCGATGTCAGCAGCGATGCGCGATGGCAACTTAGGTATCTTAGATTATTACCGCTTAGAAAACCTAAAAGCCGACACCACCATGCGAGAAATGATTGCTAAAGATGATGAGGGAGCTGAGTAG
- the ychF gene encoding redox-regulated ATPase YchF translates to MSNLACGIVGLPNVGKSTLFNAIARAGAEAANYPFCTIEPNVGIVPVPDVRVDKLSEIVKPNKIQYATIEFVDIAGLVRGASSGEGRGNQFLENIQHTDAIVQVVRCFDNDDVVHVDGQVDPISDIETINLELALADLEKVNRNIERLGKKVRSGDKDAVKTVEVLQKIQPALNEGKAIRSVDLNDDEKQLIKHYMFITVKEMIYCCNVSEDDLPEMENDYVQKVRVCGAEENAGVVTICAQIEQEIAQLDKEEAAEFLADVGLTESGLDKLIHKSFQTLGLSTYLTAGEIEVRAWTIPIDCPAPQAAAVIHTDFEKGFIRAEVIAFDDVIEHGGRQGAKEAGKVRVEGKDYLVQDGDVILFLTNTK, encoded by the coding sequence ATGTCAAATTTAGCTTGTGGTATTGTTGGCCTCCCTAACGTCGGCAAATCAACTCTTTTTAACGCGATTGCGCGCGCTGGTGCGGAAGCCGCAAATTACCCTTTTTGTACTATTGAACCTAACGTCGGCATTGTACCTGTACCCGATGTACGCGTCGATAAATTATCCGAGATCGTTAAGCCCAACAAGATCCAGTATGCAACTATCGAATTTGTTGATATCGCAGGACTCGTTCGCGGCGCTTCTTCTGGTGAAGGACGTGGTAACCAGTTCCTCGAAAATATCCAACACACCGATGCGATCGTACAAGTTGTTCGTTGCTTCGACAACGATGATGTTGTTCACGTCGACGGTCAAGTTGATCCCATTTCTGACATCGAAACAATCAACCTCGAACTCGCACTTGCCGACCTCGAAAAAGTAAATCGCAATATCGAGCGCTTAGGTAAAAAGGTCCGTAGTGGAGATAAAGACGCGGTTAAAACTGTTGAAGTTCTCCAAAAGATTCAGCCTGCGCTTAACGAAGGTAAAGCTATTCGCTCCGTCGACTTAAATGACGACGAGAAACAACTCATCAAGCACTACATGTTCATTACTGTTAAAGAAATGATCTATTGCTGTAACGTCTCAGAAGACGACCTCCCAGAAATGGAAAATGATTACGTTCAAAAAGTTCGTGTTTGCGGCGCCGAAGAAAATGCTGGCGTGGTGACAATCTGTGCACAAATTGAACAAGAAATTGCTCAGCTCGACAAAGAAGAAGCTGCCGAGTTCCTCGCAGATGTTGGTCTCACTGAATCTGGCCTTGATAAGCTTATCCACAAGAGCTTCCAAACTCTTGGTCTTAGTACTTATTTAACGGCAGGGGAAATCGAAGTTCGTGCTTGGACAATCCCCATTGACTGCCCTGCTCCACAAGCTGCTGCCGTCATCCACACTGACTTTGAAAAAGGTTTTATCCGCGCAGAAGTCATTGCTTTTGATGATGTTATCGAACACGGTGGACGCCAAGGCGCCAAAGAAGCCGGTAAGGTCCGCGTAGAAGGTAAAGATTACCTCGTCCAAGATGGAGATGTCATTCTATTCTTAACTAACACAAAATAA
- a CDS encoding DUF3341 domain-containing protein — protein MSTQEKEWGLITEFKSSADIYHAAEQLRDSGFKKFECYTPFPIHGMDDAMGLKATKLPWLILACGLTGLATATGLQIITNMDLYPMIIGGKPNGAGSIVAFLPVMFELSVLFSAFGAVFGMIGINGLPKFYNPVFKHEAFKKVTDDGFFVVVSVDDPKYNTQKTTEFLEKIGGKDVTVIND, from the coding sequence ATGTCTACTCAAGAAAAAGAATGGGGCTTAATCACAGAGTTCAAAAGCTCTGCTGACATCTACCACGCAGCTGAACAACTTCGTGATTCTGGCTTCAAAAAATTCGAATGCTACACGCCTTTCCCCATCCACGGCATGGATGACGCAATGGGCCTCAAAGCAACTAAGCTACCATGGCTTATCCTCGCCTGTGGTTTAACTGGTCTTGCTACTGCAACTGGCTTGCAGATCATCACCAACATGGATCTTTACCCAATGATTATTGGTGGTAAGCCAAACGGTGCTGGCAGTATCGTTGCTTTCCTTCCGGTTATGTTTGAACTTTCAGTCCTCTTCTCTGCTTTTGGAGCAGTTTTTGGCATGATCGGCATTAACGGATTACCCAAATTTTATAACCCGGTTTTCAAACACGAAGCCTTCAAGAAAGTAACTGATGATGGTTTCTTTGTTGTAGTTAGTGTTGATGACCCGAAATACAACACTCAAAAAACAACTGAATTTTTAGAGAAAATCGGAGGCAAAGATGTCACTGTCATCAATGATTAA
- a CDS encoding M48 family metallopeptidase yields the protein VVMGHEVAHAVAEHGNERMSHSMLIKGGILATSIGLKLSDSVDDDLGNAILIGAGAFASVGIILPYSRAHELEADYMGLVFMAKAGYNPERAITFWQDMSKASKGGKPPEFLSTHPADTRRIDEIKKYLPKAMYYYRQTPQYEELEREKLIPKF from the coding sequence CGGTGGTAATGGGTCACGAAGTCGCCCATGCAGTAGCGGAGCACGGCAACGAACGCATGAGTCACTCCATGCTTATCAAAGGTGGAATCCTCGCCACATCTATTGGTTTGAAACTCTCTGATTCGGTTGATGACGACCTTGGCAACGCGATACTTATTGGTGCAGGCGCTTTCGCGAGCGTAGGCATTATCTTACCTTATTCACGTGCGCATGAGCTCGAAGCTGATTACATGGGCCTTGTTTTTATGGCTAAAGCAGGGTACAACCCCGAACGAGCGATCACTTTCTGGCAAGACATGTCTAAAGCCTCAAAGGGCGGCAAACCTCCGGAGTTCCTATCTACTCACCCCGCAGACACACGCCGCATTGACGAAATCAAAAAATACTTGCCAAAAGCTATGTACTACTATAGGCAAACACCTCAATACGAAGAGCTCGAGAGAGAAAAACTCATCCCTAAATTTTAG
- a CDS encoding c-type cytochrome encodes MSLSSMIKPLTISLSLGALFLASCKPGAESAKPPIHPNPNMDSQEKYRAQSESPFFDDGRTMRPEIAETVPYGKLVQDPAIRDGKNEKGEYITSAPDFKATGWKKSYAEYLERGQERYEIYCTPCHGSLGDGVGMVAKRGFAGVANLLLPDYAKMSDGLLYSAIKNGSRSKIMLPYAVQIPDLADRWAIVEYIRVLQKAAATEEYKSLSSKEAK; translated from the coding sequence ATGTCACTGTCATCAATGATTAAGCCGCTTACAATCAGCTTAAGTCTCGGTGCGCTATTCCTAGCTTCCTGTAAACCAGGTGCGGAATCCGCAAAACCACCAATTCACCCTAACCCTAATATGGATAGTCAAGAAAAATACCGTGCTCAGTCTGAGAGCCCTTTCTTCGACGATGGACGTACTATGCGCCCAGAAATTGCTGAAACAGTTCCTTACGGTAAGCTAGTACAAGATCCTGCTATCCGTGACGGTAAAAATGAAAAAGGTGAATACATCACATCTGCTCCTGATTTTAAAGCTACTGGCTGGAAAAAATCTTATGCAGAATATCTAGAGCGTGGCCAAGAACGCTACGAAATTTATTGTACACCTTGCCACGGTTCACTTGGTGATGGTGTTGGGATGGTTGCTAAACGCGGTTTCGCTGGCGTAGCAAACCTACTCCTTCCAGATTACGCAAAAATGTCTGATGGCTTACTTTACTCAGCTATCAAAAACGGCAGTAGAAGTAAAATCATGCTTCCTTATGCTGTACAAATTCCAGATCTCGCAGATCGCTGGGCAATCGTAGAATACATTCGTGTTCTTCAAAAAGCTGCAGCCACTGAAGAATATAAATCTTTAAGTTCCAAAGAGGCAAAATAA
- a CDS encoding TAT-variant-translocated molybdopterin oxidoreductase has protein sequence MSQIDSNRGKHYWRSLDELAESPEFKEHVEREFPEGASELGDFSRRGFMKIMAASMTLAGAGGLTSCRRPEEKILPYASAPEGLIPGKARFYASAIPRTSGSLGVLVKSHEGRPTKIDGLPGHPANNGKTDKHAQADLLSLYDPFRLQYVKYIDNGKVINGADEEQGMTPIYRKHIKDSWTQLGEELSKLDAKLSENKGAGFAILSPAVTSASEESVRAELRKKYSNAKFATWEVLNEDNATHALKVLTGKKANEIQANYSLTDAKAIVSVNSDFMLSGRDSLRLSKEYADARRVNVQKGDEDALSKTDINRLYTIEANFSVTGSNSDHRYRLAESATFEFMIALSKELSKHIKLDASISNFIEGFDSKYDFSKDALTTKKTGSEFIAAIASDLAALKKAGKNSAILVGDDQSTAVQILGLLLNDALDNQGKTITFSERAAKVSDLSIETLSTLIADGKVEDLLILGGNPAYDAPADLKFAEKIKSINSIHLTSHFNETSIVSKVAVPKAHFLEYWGDTRSADGTANIIQPLIAPLFGAVSDAELLAKLIQSKQTKGIELVKATYKLEGPAWEKAVYGSALSGSAYKPSKVSFKASKAIANLEAVEVYKAGFEVVFKADYSLLEGSYNNNGWMQEFPDPITKLTWDNAALVSYKTASDLSVQNGDLLSVNGEKIPAWIVPGIADKTVVVNLGYGRTVTGPVGTGTGFNVYTLRNSNALTWVKADVSKTSGTYELASTQDHWAMEGRELVKDDNITDFKKNIAIFDNKFDPNGESIIPDRPEWDKEGSYQWAMVVDLNACNGCGTCTISCQAENNISVVGKERVLKGREMHWIRMDRYFFSGYDTASGAFMPDMLRSDYDEKDLEVEGAYHQPIPCMHCEKAPCELVCPVAATVHNEEGLNDMAYNRCIGTRYCGNNCPYKVRRFNFFQYQENFKDKRYEVQKMVHNPNVTVRSRGVMEKCTYCVQRINEAKIDAKVENGGKLETDSFTAACAQSCPTEAITFGDQNNAESKVSQMQNETRNYVLLPELNARPRTSFLGRLKNRNSELG, from the coding sequence ATGTCACAGATAGACTCCAACAGAGGAAAACATTACTGGCGTAGCTTAGATGAGCTCGCCGAAAGCCCTGAATTTAAAGAACACGTGGAAAGAGAATTCCCAGAAGGCGCTTCCGAGCTAGGAGACTTCAGTCGTCGTGGTTTCATGAAAATCATGGCTGCAAGCATGACTCTCGCCGGTGCAGGCGGACTCACAAGCTGCAGAAGACCTGAAGAAAAAATCTTACCTTACGCGAGTGCTCCAGAAGGTCTTATCCCAGGTAAAGCTAGATTTTATGCCTCAGCTATTCCACGCACAAGCGGATCGCTCGGCGTACTCGTAAAGAGCCACGAAGGTCGTCCTACTAAAATTGACGGTCTCCCTGGACACCCTGCTAACAACGGAAAAACTGACAAGCACGCACAAGCGGACCTTCTCAGCCTCTATGACCCCTTCCGACTTCAGTATGTCAAGTATATTGATAACGGCAAAGTTATCAATGGTGCTGATGAAGAACAAGGTATGACTCCTATTTACAGGAAGCATATTAAAGATAGCTGGACACAACTTGGCGAAGAACTTTCGAAGCTTGACGCTAAACTCAGCGAGAATAAAGGCGCTGGATTTGCCATCCTATCTCCCGCAGTCACATCTGCTAGTGAAGAATCTGTTCGTGCTGAGCTCCGCAAAAAATACTCAAACGCTAAGTTTGCAACATGGGAAGTTCTGAACGAAGATAACGCCACACATGCTTTAAAGGTACTCACAGGCAAAAAAGCTAACGAGATACAAGCTAACTACAGCTTAACAGATGCGAAAGCTATTGTATCAGTCAATTCTGACTTCATGCTTTCAGGTCGCGATTCACTTAGACTTTCAAAAGAATATGCCGATGCACGACGTGTAAACGTTCAAAAAGGCGATGAAGATGCATTAAGTAAAACTGACATAAATCGCCTCTACACTATTGAAGCAAACTTCTCTGTCACTGGCTCAAACTCAGACCACCGTTACCGTTTAGCGGAAAGCGCAACTTTTGAGTTCATGATTGCCTTAAGTAAAGAACTTAGTAAGCACATCAAACTCGATGCATCGATCAGCAATTTCATCGAAGGTTTCGATAGCAAGTACGACTTCTCTAAAGATGCACTTACAACTAAAAAGACTGGCTCTGAGTTCATCGCTGCCATCGCAAGCGATTTAGCTGCTCTTAAGAAAGCAGGTAAAAACTCAGCAATCCTAGTTGGCGACGATCAAAGCACTGCAGTTCAAATCTTAGGACTGCTTCTTAACGATGCTCTTGATAATCAAGGTAAGACAATCACTTTCAGCGAAAGAGCTGCAAAAGTAAGTGACTTATCAATTGAAACACTCAGTACTTTAATTGCTGATGGTAAAGTTGAAGATCTCCTTATCCTCGGTGGCAACCCCGCTTATGACGCTCCAGCTGACCTCAAATTCGCTGAGAAAATCAAAAGTATCAATTCAATTCATCTTACTTCTCATTTTAACGAGACTTCAATCGTATCTAAAGTTGCTGTTCCAAAAGCCCACTTCCTAGAATACTGGGGTGACACACGTTCAGCTGATGGTACTGCAAATATCATTCAACCGCTTATCGCTCCACTCTTCGGCGCCGTTAGTGATGCCGAACTTCTAGCTAAACTTATCCAAAGTAAGCAAACTAAGGGTATTGAGCTCGTAAAAGCAACTTATAAACTCGAAGGTCCCGCTTGGGAAAAGGCTGTTTATGGCAGCGCACTTTCCGGCTCAGCTTACAAACCTTCTAAAGTTAGCTTTAAAGCTTCAAAAGCTATTGCAAATCTAGAAGCAGTTGAAGTTTATAAAGCTGGCTTCGAAGTTGTTTTCAAAGCAGACTACAGCCTCCTTGAGGGTAGCTACAACAATAACGGATGGATGCAGGAATTCCCTGACCCAATCACAAAACTCACTTGGGATAATGCAGCGCTTGTATCATACAAGACAGCAAGCGACCTCAGCGTTCAAAATGGCGACTTGCTCAGTGTTAATGGTGAAAAAATCCCAGCTTGGATCGTTCCAGGTATCGCAGACAAAACAGTTGTTGTTAATCTTGGTTATGGCAGAACCGTTACTGGCCCCGTAGGTACTGGCACTGGTTTCAATGTTTATACACTCAGAAACTCTAACGCACTCACATGGGTTAAAGCTGACGTCTCTAAAACTAGCGGCACATACGAGCTTGCCTCAACTCAGGATCACTGGGCAATGGAAGGCCGTGAGTTAGTCAAAGATGATAACATCACTGATTTTAAGAAAAACATCGCTATCTTCGACAACAAGTTCGACCCTAATGGCGAATCAATTATACCTGACCGCCCTGAATGGGACAAAGAAGGTTCTTATCAGTGGGCAATGGTCGTTGACCTCAATGCATGTAATGGTTGTGGTACTTGTACTATTTCCTGTCAGGCAGAAAACAACATCTCCGTTGTTGGTAAAGAACGCGTTCTTAAAGGTCGCGAAATGCACTGGATCCGCATGGACCGTTACTTCTTCAGTGGTTACGACACAGCAAGCGGTGCTTTCATGCCCGACATGCTCCGTAGCGACTACGATGAAAAAGATTTAGAAGTAGAAGGTGCTTACCACCAACCAATCCCTTGCATGCACTGTGAAAAAGCTCCTTGTGAACTCGTTTGCCCAGTAGCTGCAACAGTTCATAATGAAGAAGGTCTTAATGACATGGCATATAATCGTTGTATCGGTACTCGTTACTGCGGTAACAACTGCCCTTATAAAGTAAGACGTTTTAACTTCTTCCAATACCAAGAAAATTTCAAAGACAAGCGCTATGAAGTACAAAAAATGGTTCATAACCCTAACGTGACAGTTCGTTCTCGTGGTGTGATGGAAAAATGTACTTACTGTGTCCAGCGTATCAACGAAGCGAAAATTGACGCTAAAGTTGAAAACGGTGGTAAGCTTGAAACTGACTCGTTCACTGCAGCATGTGCTCAATCATGCCCAACAGAAGCTATTACTTTCGGTGATCAAAACAACGCCGAGTCCAAAGTTAGCCAGATGCAGAACGAGACAAGAAACTACGTTCTTCTCCCCGAGCTTAATGCACGTCCACGTACGAGCTTCCTCGGTAGACTTAAAAACAGAAATTCTGAACTAGGATAA
- a CDS encoding cytochrome c3 family protein has protein sequence MKTIFPKGIDKIKPVIFLTAGLTIVTIALIVNFYFTDKNLSVGYRPEQPIPFSHKLHAGEMGMDCRYCHINVEKSPHASVPHSDVCWNCHSKVKTDSPKLQLLASIQKDTIIRKNIIDHKFDTKTPKVVEEEIENPNKGAAIPWIKIHKLPEYAYFDHSVHVRAGVSCVECHGRIDQMEVVKQVSSLSMGWCLECHKDHEDHIRPDSVRITDLAWTWENSNLNKEEELKKIKETKNLNPPIMGCSACHR, from the coding sequence TTGAAGACCATATTCCCTAAGGGCATCGACAAAATTAAACCTGTTATTTTTTTAACAGCTGGTTTAACTATTGTCACTATTGCACTCATAGTTAACTTCTATTTTACGGACAAAAACCTAAGTGTTGGTTACCGTCCGGAACAGCCTATCCCCTTCTCTCATAAACTTCACGCCGGCGAAATGGGCATGGATTGCCGTTACTGTCACATAAACGTAGAGAAATCACCTCACGCTTCAGTTCCCCACTCAGATGTATGCTGGAACTGTCACAGCAAAGTTAAAACTGATAGCCCTAAATTGCAGCTTTTAGCCAGCATCCAAAAAGATACTATTATCAGAAAAAACATAATCGATCATAAGTTTGACACTAAAACACCGAAGGTCGTTGAAGAAGAAATAGAGAACCCCAACAAGGGCGCTGCTATTCCATGGATTAAAATTCATAAACTCCCAGAATACGCTTATTTCGATCACTCAGTACACGTCCGTGCAGGCGTCAGCTGCGTAGAGTGCCACGGTCGCATTGACCAAATGGAAGTTGTAAAGCAAGTCAGCTCGCTCAGCATGGGCTGGTGCCTTGAGTGCCACAAAGATCACGAAGATCACATTCGCCCAGACAGCGTCAGGATCACTGACTTAGCTTGGACTTGGGAAAACTCTAATCTCAACAAAGAAGAAGAGTTGAAAAAAATCAAAGAAACGAAAAACCTCAACCCTCCAATAATGGGATGCAGCGCATGTCACAGATAG
- the nrfD gene encoding NrfD/PsrC family molybdoenzyme membrane anchor subunit: MIDMTLDPNADNPAQRTPLVQGGMDFKDVSHAVCDISERKTPKIWFLCLAAALGGLGLLKTSILYLIWEGTGIWGLNNPTYWGWAIVNFVFWVGIGHAGTLISAILFLLRQDWRTGVNRFAEAMTLMAVACAGVFPGIHIGRVWAAYWLFPIPNQMTLWPNFHSPLLWDVFAVSTYATVSLLFWYVGLIPDVATMRDRAKTKYRKIAYGILALGWTGANKHWQRYEKAYAILAALATPLVLSVHTIVSFDFTVSNLPGWHTTIFPPYFVAGAVFSGFAMVITLMTVVRHIYKLENLITIRHLENMCKIILLTGTLVGYAYAMEFFIAWYSGVEFESYAFINRAFGQYGWAYFIMIGCNVISPQFFWFKWCRTNVVFMFIISIFVNIGMWFERFVITMTLNNDFLPSSWDYYAPTIWDISTFVGSFGLFFTLLLLFLRFLPIVAISEVKNCMPEADPHHGDNH; encoded by the coding sequence ATGATTGACATGACTCTAGATCCTAACGCTGATAATCCCGCCCAAAGAACTCCCTTGGTTCAGGGTGGTATGGATTTCAAAGACGTATCGCACGCAGTGTGTGATATTTCTGAGCGTAAAACGCCAAAAATTTGGTTCCTTTGCTTAGCAGCTGCTCTTGGTGGTCTTGGCCTCCTCAAAACCTCTATCCTTTACCTCATTTGGGAAGGTACAGGTATTTGGGGCTTAAATAACCCCACTTACTGGGGCTGGGCGATTGTTAACTTTGTATTTTGGGTTGGTATTGGCCACGCAGGTACACTTATTTCAGCGATCTTATTCCTACTCCGTCAAGACTGGAGAACGGGGGTTAACCGATTTGCTGAGGCAATGACTTTGATGGCGGTTGCCTGCGCGGGGGTTTTCCCAGGCATTCACATTGGTCGTGTTTGGGCTGCTTACTGGCTTTTTCCAATTCCGAACCAAATGACTCTCTGGCCTAACTTCCACTCACCACTACTTTGGGACGTATTCGCCGTTTCTACTTATGCAACTGTATCATTACTCTTCTGGTATGTGGGTCTTATCCCTGACGTTGCAACTATGCGTGACCGTGCAAAAACTAAGTACCGCAAAATTGCTTACGGTATTCTTGCCCTCGGTTGGACAGGTGCTAACAAGCACTGGCAGCGTTACGAGAAAGCTTATGCGATTCTCGCAGCACTTGCAACTCCACTTGTACTTTCTGTACACACAATCGTATCATTTGACTTTACTGTATCAAACCTTCCTGGTTGGCACACGACAATCTTCCCTCCCTACTTCGTAGCGGGTGCGGTATTCTCTGGTTTCGCCATGGTAATCACTTTAATGACTGTTGTACGTCACATTTATAAACTTGAAAACCTCATTACGATTCGCCACTTAGAAAACATGTGTAAGATCATCCTTCTTACTGGTACACTTGTTGGTTACGCTTATGCAATGGAATTCTTCATCGCTTGGTACTCAGGTGTTGAGTTTGAATCCTACGCATTCATCAACCGTGCTTTCGGTCAATATGGCTGGGCTTACTTCATCATGATTGGTTGTAACGTGATCTCACCCCAGTTCTTCTGGTTCAAATGGTGCCGTACAAACGTTGTTTTCATGTTTATCATCTCAATCTTCGTAAACATCGGTATGTGGTTCGAACGTTTTGTTATCACAATGACACTCAATAATGATTTCTTACCTTCAAGCTGGGATTACTACGCTCCAACTATTTGGGACATCAGCACTTTCGTTGGTAGTTTCGGTTTATTCTTTACACTACTCTTATTGTTCCTCCGCTTCTTACCTATTGTTGCAATTTCTGAAGTTAAGAATTGCATGCCAGAAGCTGACCCACATCATGGAGATAACCACTAA